GTCGTCCTCGTCGAGGAGGCGGACGACGAACGGAAGGGCACCGACATTGCTGCGCAGGGACTCGCCGATGGCGTCGTCGTCGAGGGTCACCGTCCGGATGCCGTCGGGTCCCGCGGTCATCGTGGCCTGCTCGCGGCAGTCACCGTCGAGCGTGCATTCGAAGTTCGCGATCCGTCCGCCGCTCGACGGCGGATCGCGATGGTGGTCGCGCACGTCGGCCCGGGTGAGGACGGGGTCGTCGTAGATGGTGAAGCGCAACCGGGCGGTCTCGGGCGCGCCGCTGACCCGGATGACGATCTCGGCGGGCTCGTCGTCGACGAACAGGGTCTGGGCCTCGAGGTCGATCCGGGCGGTGTTCTGGGCAGCAGCCGGAGTCGCGACGACCGAGCTCGCGGCGAGGAGTCCGAGAAGCACGAGGCCCGGGGCCGGCGAACGTCTCATCGAACGGTGCGGGCCATCACGGTCAGATGATGAGCGGCAGGGCGGAACCCGAGGTGTTCGTAGAGCGCGAGGGCCCGGGCGTTGGCCTCCTGCGTGTTGACCCACGCGATGGTGGCCCCCCGGCGGCGCATCCAGTGGAGGGCGTCGTTGACCAGCGCGCTGCCCAGGCCCGAGCCCTGACATGCGGGGTCGACGGCGAGGCGCTGGAGGAATCCCTGCGTCGCGGCGCGGCCGGCGACGGCGTAGCCGACGATGCCGTGGTCACGGATGACGCGCATGCGGCTCACGGGAGTGGCGTCCATCGCATCGGTCAGACCGTCGTCGTCGAGACGCCAGAAGTCGTCGAAGGTGCGGGCGTCGAGGTCGAGCACCTCGGCCCGGTCGGCGCGCGTTCCGCGCTCGATGCGCGGTCCGGCGCGCCACGGCCGCCGACTGCGCACGGGGGGCAGGCGCCGCAGATCGTGGTTGAGCAGGTGGAGGTGCTCGCGCTCCTCGAATCCGTCGCGCAGGAACGCCGCGCGCTCGGGTGGGGCGAGCGCCGCGGTCACGATCTCGTCGAAGCCGAGCGAGTCGAGCTCGGCGCGGGCCTTCGCCAGCGCGCCGACCGTCAGCGTGTGGGCGGGACTC
This is a stretch of genomic DNA from Acidimicrobiales bacterium. It encodes these proteins:
- a CDS encoding GNAT family N-acetyltransferase — its product is MALQSLSIDGARFRAGRWRADGDLAYLVPLSPAHTLTVGALAKARAELDSLGFDEIVTAALAPPERAAFLRDGFEEREHLHLLNHDLRRLPPVRSRRPWRAGPRIERGTRADRAEVLDLDARTFDDFWRLDDDGLTDAMDATPVSRMRVIRDHGIVGYAVAGRAATQGFLQRLAVDPACQGSGLGSALVNDALHWMRRRGATIAWVNTQEANARALALYEHLGFRPAAHHLTVMARTVR